GATCGCGTAATTTTATTGGTTTCTACTttctaaatatataaattttaaaaagaataattttctaattttttttactattgttaCAACCCCGTCAAGGAAGCTATATTTATGAGGCCGCAAATTACATACACTGAATTACTGAAATCAGATTCAGGTGTGTGTATATtactttttttagtattttagttTCTTATTGTACTGGTGAACGTTTCCgtcaagaaaaagaaggaatatTTCACCACTAAAAAATAACCATACATAATAAAATGAAGGACGATGAAAACCTACGCCGCACAACATGTCAAGATCGGATTATTCATCAGTTCCTCACCAATTAGTTTTATCCAATctcaccaaaaacagaaaaaaaaaagagatcaGTTATATCCATTGGCGTACACCACGCCACGTATATATAACTAATATTCCTTCAAAAGCGAGCGttgtagttattattattattattattttaaaataatttttagtccaataaattaaaaaaaatttattatagatttaaattttatttattattagtcaataaattattatatatataaaaagatatttaaaattttttatttatataaaaataaactaattatttGATCCTAAAATGAggagtttaataaaaaaataatgctgTTCGTCAacataatttattgttttttttatcaGTAATTAGTCGATAATATTTaacaatattaactaaaaatataatattaaactaTTAAACTAAACATACTAGACTGCTAAAGGTACTAgtcaatataaattaaaattactaattttcaaatttttatcatttaaaaataCTTAATCGAAATTCTTCATTACATGTTCAGAGAGCTAAATTAAGCTAGCCATCACGGCATGCAGattaattatacaaaaataatatcGATCACTTTCGTTTGATGCATGCAGATTAATAATTTGGTAGATAGAATTTGTCTAGAGTGGGTCTTCTCTAAGGGGTTTTGGACTTTTAACTAACACATTTGAATTTGGCCTTTGGCTCTTGCAAATTGCAAATTACAATGCATGCATTTGATATTTGCCTCCTTTAGCATCAACAAATAATTTCTAATTGCATCTCTTGTCCTTGTTAATGTGATCATGGCGTGTGAAGCCATGACTCGTGAGCAATTATTAATAATCACAGATAATCAAAGTAATTAatagtatataatataattattgagTCTTGACTCTTTGAGAGATGAACCAATTGCAATCTTGCTCAGGGTCTTCGAAAGGGTGTAATATTAACAATACGTCATTTTTTTGCTCTAAAATATCAtgtcaaataaaaaacaatttacATACAAAATTAAGGTATATTAAAGATATAATAATGAGTAAGTAGCTAGAActatattttaaagaatttcTCAAACTAAAGATGAACTCATCATCTAGTTTTTAATTAGTTTCTCAAGCAAAATGGGCGTGCCCAAATGCATCATCTTTTGCTTAAGAAGTTCAAGAATATTGCATATAATGCtcaaaattatatatgttattgtacacatttttaaataaaataatcaattattaaaacgataaaaaaaattgtaaaagtaaaatctaattttttttttgtgaatacTAAATCTGTATATTATTCTTGTATAGTAGTTGATTAACAACTGATGTTTATATTCATATAACCAGCCATTATTATAATAAGCAAGTTATAgtatatatattactaattttcaacataaaataatccaaaatgagtaaataattaaatattattgttgaagttattagttttgaaaaaagtttgggagctagtaatttttatttatattagccAGCACTGTATTTATACTGGCATTTTGTTGGTGTATTTAGATCTTAATTTCTTTTGACATCGAtaatttattagctaattaATTAACTGCGGACtgaaaacaataaattaaacataaacCTGGCCTATGTCATCAATGACTAACTGAACAATACAActtgatttatttattaattaaaacacAATGGAAAAAACTTTGTTCCAAGTTGtgttaaatcaagaaaaatatgaagGAGAAAACAAGCACATAAGAAAAATGAATACATAGTGACACAACTTGTGCCACTCATGCAGCTTTGGATGCTTGCAATGAATATGTATGGCAAAAAAGTGTACCtttctatttaatttgtttattatttccAAAAGCCCAATGGAATCAGATAAAACATAAGTTATCACAGCTTAATTTCTTGTAGACAGTGATaccattttttaataaattagttgCATATAACAATATAATACGTACAACATATTATAATCCATTATAGTTCTATCTATATGACCTGTCCAATGTTGTTTCAATAAGTAAATGATGAACCCTCCTATTATAGTTGGGACCACAACAATGGCATCTTAGCTAGCTCTTGAAcctgaaaatttattttatatatcctCCAATGTTGCATTCCCCTCCCCCactatttgattttaattaaaccaaacaaaagagaagaagaagatcgaAGAGGAGGAGGATAATCCTATATCCACATGAAGTTAGCATTTTATGTTTTGAACCGTACCCTATACTGACATTATCATAAAAGTGATTGTGGACAAATTAATGCCACAAAGCTATATATGACGTTTTCTGTATGTGCATTTTAGAATCGCTTATTTTGGACAAGATCGCTAATGAATTGAAGACTATTTCTTTCACGATTTTGTTAGGTAGACAATgacttttataaataatataaataatagattatagaattaattcaataaaataaaaaaacacttcATTGGTAAATTACttcctaaatcttaatattaaaataatcatctgcatacttaataaattaaatattaactgcGATGAATAAATCGAATCAAATAAGTAAcaatccaattaaaaataatgaacataACATATTCATTCTTTAATATATAAAGGTATAAACTTTTAACTTCGTTgctgataaattttaaattgaatgaccgaatttttattagaaaaatgtGGGGAATCTTAACTTATCTTtctaattatcttttttattttcaaataagaaggttttgaattttcatattttaatattttaaatttattactcATTAAAAGAATAACTAAAAAGCGAATTAGAGctctcaattattttttattttaaaatatttgagccAAATAATTCCAtcataaacaaattaattaattttataatgatatttttatattcgCTCTTTGCAATCTCACtgtaaatttaagaaaaatataactTATTCTTTAAAGTTTATCCTTTAATTagtctttaaatttaattattttattatattattattttaatttttatttaatcatattttttatattttaaaaaatactaatatttttatttaatttaaattttaaaaatacaaatgctTAATACCGATGAATAATTACCTttccatattttatattttttaggaaGTTAGccatttaagttattttatttttatgtgtgATTACTAGTATTTGTAAttgtgttttaattttcttcattattatatactgttttaatttttttttttattgacgGAAGTTTGACATTTCTTATTCATAAACTCTGCGActtcaattttttctatttcttagTTTCATGAAGAAAGTGTACTATCTATGCATTAATATAAGTTGATATTCAACATTACATTAATATTTCAAAACATTGCTAGTATGTCTCGTATGATTATTTTGTTTGTAACTTTTTATTGTTTAGTTCAGAGAACTAAATTATGATTAAGATgatgattaaatattattaaattatttatttgtataattttattgtgtttgtgtgtaaaaaattaattaatttatattgacCCAATAAACAAATGAGTAAGTTCATTTCAGCTATTACATCAACTTAATCTAAAATTAAGTGgctaaaatttgagaaaaaaaagcCAAATTCAATCACAAGCCTATGAACCAAGTATgatgaattaaagaaagaaatccAAAGAGACCACAAAGCATCATACGAATTTTCTCATTCTTGGTAACTGaaacttcaaaatttaattcaattaatcCCTTGAGACTTCCACTGAAAATCAtcacttctttcttctctctcttacttCAGTCACGTCACTCACtctttcaaaaaagaaagaaaaaaaaaaagcacagAGATTATAGAGTTTTGAAAGGCAAAAGAAAATTGCtaaatcaaaaaaagaaaaagagactACAACTAAGTAATCAGCCTCTCTCGATCTAagcacaacaaaatttttttcctttatttgtgcTACACCGAAGAACCAAGAAGAAAGCCACAAGGTCACAAGTACTGTTCTAGAGAATATGAAGAAAGTGAACTAGTAAAATTAATGGTGCTCTACTGAAAATCTACGATTAAGAAATAATTTAGAGTCAAAGCAAGAATGCACAGCTTTCTACCCTCTTTCTCCTTTATGAACATCGCTGTTGCATTTGTGTATTGGGAGAGGAGAACCAACATGTGCTGAAGAAGGGTTTCAAGTCCTAGAAGTTTCACTTCTCTATAATAGGGGTGAACGATCAAGGATTGAGCAAGGAGTGAGAGCACACGTTTGGGTTCCCATAGCTCTTTGAActgttattcttcttcttcacgacTATCattgaatatttctttttctcagtGTAGCCTATATATGTTTCATTAGTAAAAGGCAAAATGTGaggttttataaaaaaaaaaaaagtcaatgagtgaaaaaaagtagaaagttaaagaaaaagtcatagttACCTCAAAAATTATTTGTATGTATTTCTGTTTCGTTGTCATGATTTTGAGGGGATTTTCTTCCAAGTTGGTTAGCACTTTACTGTTGAAAGTTAGGGTGAATCCTAGTCAAGTTTAGATTGGATTAGAAtctggacttgtcccagataggattgTGGTAGATCATAGGGAAAATTAGTAAATGTAATCTTGTTGAAAGATAGTGAAATTCCGTTACTATTATGATGGAGACTGGATATAGGTTACATTGCACTAagtagctgaaccaggatacatctAGGTGttactccttcttcttctctacttcACTTCTGTCTCTGTTATTCAGAAgataaaatgaaaatgtctctcAACTTGTTACGAGATAAAATGTAAAAATACCTTCTAAGTTTCTTTAAAAAAGCAAAAGTTATATTTAGCAGAAAAAAAAGTTAAGATTCAATCTCCTTTTCTTAACCACTGATAACCATCATttattattgtacatatgttCATAAGACATCTAAATAATAAGAcaatacacaaaatattttaatacacATCTAAAATTCGTTTAAATatgtgtttatattttttttatataaataattttttaatacatctaaataataagataacataTAAAACAATTTTAGTACACATTTAAAATTcgttaaatttgtatttatattttcttaacATAAATAGTTTTTAACACAAATATAAGAAAAATGGATTCTCTTTTGCGATTTTGGTTTCAGGAACAACCCAATATATATGCACTTCTTTTGTAATAAAGTCAAAGAACCGAATTGTTAAACAAGTTTTTCGAATCACAcacataaaactaataaaatagtaTTCTCCCTATGCAGTATACTCAAAGAATGTATTTAATAAATCTTTTTTTGGTCGGGAAAAACATTTACAGTTTAAAAACATAACTAATGCTTAACTTGCACCCAAAAATACAATAGGTGGGATTCCAATTTTCAAGATCCAAGGCATTAAGTCCATCACTTTTGCCATTAGACAAAAAATGTTCTTGTTGTATTAactgttaataatttttttgaggaTTATTCTCCACAAGTACTTTTTTATACAAgacatacaagtcatttatatttatgtcgtttttatgttttttttgtgtgcctttttttcttcttcttctttctctgtgCTTcgtctttctctttctcttcctctttttcgTAATTTTCTCTCTCGTTATCATCGTCATCAACAccacctcttcctccttcttttttttattgaaatttcttttccacttttcgttttctctttctccttcatcaaaatcaccagaaaaaatgaagaaacattattcaaggtactATTTTACTATTCTTCTAGATTTTTTTCTAGATTGTCTCTGCCATGAGCCTCATCCTTAACCAGCAAAACATTAAAAAACTTTAAGAAGAAATATATTGTCTCCCTCCTatattgggtgtatttcttaaatccattgggtgtattttataaatcatttgggtgtatttctgtaattctttgggtgtatttctgtaatcatttggtttatttctgtaattttttggatgtatttctataatcgtttgggtgtatttttgtaatcgttCGGGTGTATTTCAGAAGTTCCATCATCTTTAAAACaatttcaaaacttgatttcagaaaccataaaaatcgaaaaaaacagAAGGAGATCGAAGGCAAAGAGAGAACGCACGAAGGAGATCGaacaaatttgacaagaaactCGAAAAAGAAAACGAAGATGAAACACGCGAAGATGGTTTACTGACGCGCATGTTAGATTTGGCCCAACTTATAAAACTTGTAAGCCAAAATGACTTGTATGTATAACACTCTTCTCTTTATGATGCCAAAATgattaaagaaagaaagagaaaaaacaaaccaaacaaaaaaaaattaggcaAAGAGAGTCCAAGACACAGGAGCAAGTCCCCCACCGTTAAATCTTCCCAAGGCTATGTCCAAAAAAACTTGGCTAGAGCATCAGCAACACAATTAGCAGTCCTTTGAATCAATTTCACTTTAGTTTTCCATCTCCAACTTAAGACTTCCAGAATTTTAGACACCAACTCATGATCTATGCTTCGAGCATCGGAGTTTTtctcattaataaaaatatacacgtGATATCTCTACACTCCACTTTTCagacaaaaattaaacttttcatAATTgcgaaaatatattattaaaaatctttaattaaattataattgataCATTCTTTATAAATTTCAATGTTGTCAACTAttactttcatattttaataataatattatatttttattctattatttaaattataatttattagaattttatatatttatttaattactattgGATTAAACAATTGAACTACTGGTCCATCGAGTGATGTAGTAGTTTGACTAAATCCATGCtggtttaatttttgaaaaacctaTGATATCTAGTTTTTGGTATTAAAAACTATGATAGATTTATTGTCAATGCTTTTCTTTATGAGGCCCAAAATCTGAGCCCAATGATTATTTATCGGAAAGTAACAATAGGgagttaaattattataacaGGGCCTACTATGTTTTGTTACACTTTCAAGGAAAGTTCTGAGATTTGACTTTTCTTGAGGCCCAAGTATTGAAGTCCTGACCTCACATGAGGAGCCGAAAAACGTTGAAAACCTTCATTTCTCATCCAACCGACTCCGAAAAACTCTTGACTATATAAACAAACAAACGCACCCCAAAGTGAAGGGAAGGAAAACACTCTTCCTTGCACAAAATCCACACATACAGGCACACCAAAACGACACACACCACATCGTCGTTTCATCCTCCCTCTTCTCCCTCCATCGCCAGGTATCCTTCTGATTCATTTTGTTGCCATCACTTTCTTATTGTTCCCGTTTTTATGGTTTCTGTTAGTTTCTTAGGTTTCGAATTTTTAATCTTCAATTCTTGATGATTATTTCATTTTCTGGTTGGGGcttgattttttatttgatgataatgataattatgTGATGTATTAGTTGGGGAATTAGTGGGATTATTGGTTGAGGGTTGAATCTATTTGTCTATCATTTGGttgatttgatttgtgaaatGTATAGAATAGATTGGATTGAGATAGTTTGTGATTTCAGTGTTAGGGGTGGAAGGAATTATTGTGAAGAAATGAGCGTTCAAGCTCAGAGAGACCGGAGGAGTAGGTCCAGAGTTCCGCCGCAAGGTGGTCCACGTCAAGAATGGGTTCCCAGAGGATCATCTACCACTACTGCTGTTCAACCATCAAATTTGCAATCTGATCAAACTGCTGATTCTGCTGGTAGTTCCAGTAATGGTGCTGTTCCTGTTGCTGCTGCCACCGCCCCTGTTTCCACTGCCCCGCCTGCGGCGGTTCGCCATAATAGAAGCAATCACGGGGCTGTGAATCAGAGGAGGGAAGTGGAGAAAGGGAGGAGTAGTGGGAATCAGGCTGGGAAGGGGTTGAAGATGAGGGACTCTAGTTTGCCACAGTTGGTGCAGGAGATTCAGGAGAAGCTCATGAAAGGGACTGTGGAATGCATGATTTGTTATGAAATGGTACGGAGGTCTGCCCTTGTTTGGTCTTGTTCGAGCTGCTACTCTATCTTTCACCTCAACTGCATCAAGAAGTGGGCTCGTGCGCCTACGTCGATTGATTTGTCAGCTGAGAAGAATCAGGGCTTTAATTGGCGGTGTCCTGGTTGTCAATCGGTGCAGCTTACTTCGTCAAAGGAGATTCGGTATGTTTGCTTTTGTGGGAAAAGGGTGGACCCTCCATCTGATTTGTATTTGACGCCACATTCATGTGGAGAACCATGTGGGAAGCCTCTTGAGAAGGAGGTGTTCTCTAATGGTGGGAGTAAGGAAGATCGTTGCCCTCATGTTTGTGTCTTGCAATGCCATCCTGGTCCTTGTCCTCCATGTAAAGCATTTGCCCCTCCGCGCTTATGTCCATGTGGGAAGAAGACAATTACCACCCGTTGTTTTGATAGGCAATCTGTTCTTACATGTGGCCAGCGGTGTGAGAAGCTTCTCGAGTGTGGGCGTCACCGATGTGAACGCATTTGTCATGTCGGAGCTTGTGACCCATGTCAGGTTTTGATCAATGCCTCTTGCTTTTGTAGTAAGAAGGTAGAGGTTCTTCCATGTGGGGACATGACTATGAAGGGTGAATTCACAGCAGAAGCTGGAGTTTTTACCTGTGGTTCCAATTGTGGAAGGAAACTTAGTTGTGGTAATCACATGTGCAATGAGATTTGTCATCCAGGAAGTTGCGGGGAGTGTGATTTGTTACCAAGGCATGTTAACACATGCTGCTGTGGGAAAACAAAATTGGATGAGGAACGCAAAAGTTGTTTGGACCCAATACCTACCTGCTCACAAGTTTGTGCCAAATCACTTCCTTGTGGCACACATCATTGTAAAGAGGTGTGTCATGTTGGGGATTGTCCTCCATGCTTGGTTCTTGTGTCCCAGAAGTGTCGTTGTGGTTCAACATCCCGCATCGTGGAATGCTATAAGACAACAGCGGAGAATGAGAAGTTTACTTGTGAAAAGCCTTGTGGAAGAAAAAAGAATTGTGGAAGACATCGGTGTAGTGAACGGTGTTGTCTACTTTCTAATCCCAATAACAATTTAAGTAGTGAATGGGATCCACACTTCTGTTCGATGCCATGTGAAAAGAAGTTAAGATGTGGCCAGCATGCTTGTGAATCACTATGTCACAGTGGCCATTGCCCACCTTGTCTTGAAACCATCTTTACAGATCTGACATGTGCTTGTGGTAGGACTTCAATCCCTCCTCCACTCCCTTGTGGTACGCCACCTCCTTCATGCCAGCTTCCATGTTCAGTTCCTCAGCCTTGTGGCCATATAGCCTTGCACAGTTGCCACTTTGGAGACTGCCCTCCTTGTTCAGTTCCTGTAGCAAAAGAATGTATTGGTGGGCATGTTGTTCTTAGGAACATTCCTTGTGGTTCAAAGGACATTA
The Arachis duranensis cultivar V14167 chromosome 5, aradu.V14167.gnm2.J7QH, whole genome shotgun sequence genome window above contains:
- the LOC107490604 gene encoding NF-X1-type zinc finger protein NFXL1 — its product is MSVQAQRDRRSRSRVPPQGGPRQEWVPRGSSTTTAVQPSNLQSDQTADSAGSSSNGAVPVAAATAPVSTAPPAAVRHNRSNHGAVNQRREVEKGRSSGNQAGKGLKMRDSSLPQLVQEIQEKLMKGTVECMICYEMVRRSALVWSCSSCYSIFHLNCIKKWARAPTSIDLSAEKNQGFNWRCPGCQSVQLTSSKEIRYVCFCGKRVDPPSDLYLTPHSCGEPCGKPLEKEVFSNGGSKEDRCPHVCVLQCHPGPCPPCKAFAPPRLCPCGKKTITTRCFDRQSVLTCGQRCEKLLECGRHRCERICHVGACDPCQVLINASCFCSKKVEVLPCGDMTMKGEFTAEAGVFTCGSNCGRKLSCGNHMCNEICHPGSCGECDLLPRHVNTCCCGKTKLDEERKSCLDPIPTCSQVCAKSLPCGTHHCKEVCHVGDCPPCLVLVSQKCRCGSTSRIVECYKTTAENEKFTCEKPCGRKKNCGRHRCSERCCLLSNPNNNLSSEWDPHFCSMPCEKKLRCGQHACESLCHSGHCPPCLETIFTDLTCACGRTSIPPPLPCGTPPPSCQLPCSVPQPCGHIALHSCHFGDCPPCSVPVAKECIGGHVVLRNIPCGSKDIRCNKLCGKTRQCGLHACGRTCHPPPCDNLSCSVQGLPAPCGQTCGAPRRDCRHTCTAPCHPSTPCPDVRCEFPVTITCSCGRITANVPCDAGVSSSNYNADAVHEASITQKLPIPLQPVDPNGKKVPLGQRKLMCDDECAKLERKRVLADAFDITTPNLDSLHFGDNSVDLISDLYRRDPKWVISVEERCKFLVLGKSRSTTHGLKVHVFCPMLKEKRDAVRVIADRWKLAVSAAGWEPKRFIVIHVTSKSKAPTRVLGVKGTPTISAPLPPAFDHMVDMDPRLVVSFPDLPREADISALVLRFGGECELVWLNDKNALAVFHDPARAATAMRRLDHGTFYQGAVSVVPNVGATTTSSTTGAWGAGTTKEGALSVLKGNAWKKAVVQESSWREDSWGDEEWTTGSANVQQSAWKKEAPIAASFNRWNLLDHESGQSSSSTNVKKAEASGKNTESSAVLRLESHAAGSNEQGKLGGNLDATEASEVVDDWEKAYE